From Nicotiana tabacum cultivar K326 chromosome 22, ASM71507v2, whole genome shotgun sequence, one genomic window encodes:
- the LOC142176488 gene encoding S-adenosyl-L-methionine:benzoic acid/salicylic acid carboxyl methyltransferase 3-like codes for MKKECKSNGQQQTLEFQIFLNDLPGNDFNTIFRSLPEFHEDLRRQNMGDDGIFDPSCFVAGIAGSLYNRLFPSKSLHFVHSSYSVHWLSQVPVGIENNKGNIHVESTSPLDVIEACYEQYERDFVNFLKLRSIELVKGGRMVLTVMGRKNYDSFSKASCYLSEPIVRALKDIIAEVKPDF; via the exons ATGAAAA AAGAATGCAAAAGCAACGGCCAACAACAAACGCTGGAATTTCAAATTTTCTTGAATGATCTTCCTGGGAATGATTTTAATACCATTTTCCGCTCGTTGCCAGAATTCCATGAAGATTTGAGGAGACAGAATATGGGAGATGATGGAATATTTGATCCTAGTTGCTTTGTTGCGGGAATTGCTGGTTCACTCTATAATAGACTTTTCCCTTCCAAGAGTCTGCACTTTGTTCACTCCTCTTACAGTGTCCACTGGCTTTCCCAA GTACCTGTTGGAATAGAGAATAACAAAGGAAATATTCACGTGGAAAGTACAAGCCCACTAGATGTGATTGAAGCATGTTACGAGCAATATGAAAGAGATTTTGTAAATTTTCTCAAGTTACGCTCAATAGAATTGGTGAAAGGTGGGCGTATGGTATTGACTGTGATGGGCAGAAAAAATTATGATAGCTTTAGCAAAGCTTCTTGCTACCTGTCAGAGCCTATTGTCAGGGCTCTCAAAGATATAATTGCAGAGGTAAAACCAGACTTTTAA